The following are encoded in a window of Plectropomus leopardus isolate mb chromosome 23, YSFRI_Pleo_2.0, whole genome shotgun sequence genomic DNA:
- the cxcl11.5 gene encoding C-X-C motif chemokine 3 isoform X1 has product MNTAYQCIILLTCIANCTSQTVVDCRCLKTSRSVKLAQVADFREYNPRPYCNKKEVIIMLKDGTSSCLDPNTNYTQALLRTIKMQKKKLLAERMNAKNSRTKTDTVSAKVSATVSATVSDTVSATVSDTVLVTASDSVSATTSSTLP; this is encoded by the exons ATGAATACTGCATACCAGTGCATCATCCTCCTGACCTGCATTGCCAACTGCACTTCACAAA CAGTTGTGGACTGTCGGTGTTTAAAAACAAGCAGGTCTGTAAAGCTCGCTCAAGTTGCTGACTTCAGGGAGTACAACCCTCGTCCATACTGCAACAAGAAAGAGGTCAT TATCATGCTGAAAGATGGGACCTCATCCTGTCTTGACCCAAACACAAATTACACCCAAGCACTCCTGCGAACGATAAAAAT gCAGAAGAAGAAGTTACTCGCTGAAAGGATGAATGCAAAAAACTCCAGGACCAAGACAGACACAGTGTCAGCCAAAGTGTCAGCCACCGTCTCAGCCACCGTCTCAGACACCGTCTCAGCCACCGTCTCAGACACAGTCTTAGTCACAGCATCAGATTCAGTCTCTGCCACAACGTCGTCAACATTGCCTTAA
- the cxcl11.5 gene encoding C-X-C motif chemokine 3 isoform X2, protein MNTAYQCIILLTCIANCTSQIVDCRCLKTSRSVKLAQVADFREYNPRPYCNKKEVIIMLKDGTSSCLDPNTNYTQALLRTIKMQKKKLLAERMNAKNSRTKTDTVSAKVSATVSATVSDTVSATVSDTVLVTASDSVSATTSSTLP, encoded by the exons ATGAATACTGCATACCAGTGCATCATCCTCCTGACCTGCATTGCCAACTGCACTTCACAAA TTGTGGACTGTCGGTGTTTAAAAACAAGCAGGTCTGTAAAGCTCGCTCAAGTTGCTGACTTCAGGGAGTACAACCCTCGTCCATACTGCAACAAGAAAGAGGTCAT TATCATGCTGAAAGATGGGACCTCATCCTGTCTTGACCCAAACACAAATTACACCCAAGCACTCCTGCGAACGATAAAAAT gCAGAAGAAGAAGTTACTCGCTGAAAGGATGAATGCAAAAAACTCCAGGACCAAGACAGACACAGTGTCAGCCAAAGTGTCAGCCACCGTCTCAGCCACCGTCTCAGACACCGTCTCAGCCACCGTCTCAGACACAGTCTTAGTCACAGCATCAGATTCAGTCTCTGCCACAACGTCGTCAACATTGCCTTAA